Proteins encoded in a region of the Candidatus Polarisedimenticolia bacterium genome:
- a CDS encoding histidine triad nucleotide-binding protein, translated as MADCLFCRIARKDIPSKIVYEDDQIMAFEDINPQAPEHTLVVPKKHLATFNDVGAGDEPLLGHMLVAAARIAKEKGLHEKGYRLVGNCLESAGQSVFHIHVHLLGGRRFSWPPG; from the coding sequence ATGGCCGACTGTCTCTTCTGCAGGATCGCGCGCAAGGACATCCCGTCGAAGATCGTCTACGAGGACGACCAGATCATGGCCTTCGAGGACATCAACCCGCAGGCCCCGGAGCACACCCTGGTGGTCCCGAAGAAGCATCTTGCGACCTTCAACGACGTCGGGGCCGGAGACGAGCCGCTCCTCGGCCACATGCTGGTCGCGGCCGCCCGCATCGCGAAGGAGAAGGGGCTGCACGAGAAGGGCTACCGCCTGGTGGGAAACTGCCTCGAGAGCGCCGGGCAATCGGTGTTCCACATCCACGTCCACCTGCTCGGCGGCCGCCGCTTCAGCTGGCCCCCCGGATGA
- the murA gene encoding UDP-N-acetylglucosamine 1-carboxyvinyltransferase, with product MDTIRIQGPCRLAGRVRASGAKNAVLPEMAATLLVDGPVVLRNVPVVRDVQTMIKVLRPLGAGAAGLDGDTLRVQGGTGGEAQAPYDLVRTMRASILVLGPLLARLGRARVSLPGGCAIGARPIDYHIEALRRMGATVSVEHGDVVATCPRLKGAEIVFEDRTVTGTENLMMAACLAEGRTVLKNCAQEPEVGDLARFLNACGARIEGAGTGRIVIDGVPELHGTEHRVIPDRIEAGTFLMAAAATRSGVTVEQCEPAHLESVLDKLRECGVGLQVHGDSIAVAPDGPLRAANVTTRPYPDFPTDLQAQFMVVMTRAEGVSIVTETVFENRFMHVGELRRMGARIVVDGQTAIVAGPSPLSGAPVMASDLRASACLILAGLAAEGETVIHRAYHIDRGYEKVETKFQALGARIERIS from the coding sequence ATGGACACCATCCGCATTCAGGGACCCTGCCGCCTGGCGGGGCGGGTGCGCGCCAGCGGCGCCAAGAACGCCGTGCTGCCGGAGATGGCCGCGACGCTCCTGGTGGACGGTCCGGTCGTCCTGCGCAACGTCCCCGTGGTGCGCGACGTGCAGACCATGATCAAGGTGCTCCGCCCGCTCGGTGCCGGTGCGGCCGGGCTCGACGGGGACACGCTGCGCGTCCAGGGGGGGACGGGCGGCGAGGCGCAGGCGCCGTACGACCTCGTGCGGACGATGCGCGCCTCGATCCTCGTCCTCGGTCCCCTCCTGGCGCGCCTCGGGCGGGCGAGAGTGTCGCTGCCGGGCGGGTGCGCCATCGGCGCCCGCCCGATCGACTACCACATCGAAGCGCTGCGACGGATGGGCGCGACCGTCTCGGTCGAGCACGGCGACGTGGTGGCGACCTGCCCGAGGCTGAAGGGGGCCGAGATCGTCTTCGAGGATCGCACCGTCACCGGCACCGAGAACCTCATGATGGCCGCCTGCCTGGCCGAGGGGCGCACGGTCCTGAAGAACTGCGCCCAGGAGCCCGAGGTCGGCGATCTGGCGCGCTTCCTCAACGCCTGCGGAGCCCGGATCGAGGGGGCGGGAACCGGCCGGATCGTGATCGACGGCGTCCCGGAGCTCCACGGGACGGAGCATCGCGTCATTCCGGACCGGATCGAGGCCGGGACGTTCCTGATGGCGGCGGCCGCCACGCGCAGCGGCGTCACCGTCGAGCAGTGCGAGCCGGCGCACCTCGAATCGGTCCTCGACAAGCTCAGGGAGTGCGGCGTCGGGCTCCAGGTGCACGGCGATTCGATCGCGGTCGCGCCGGACGGCCCGCTGCGCGCCGCCAACGTCACCACCCGTCCGTACCCGGACTTCCCGACCGACCTGCAGGCGCAGTTCATGGTGGTGATGACCCGGGCCGAGGGGGTGTCGATCGTCACCGAGACCGTCTTCGAAAACCGTTTCATGCACGTCGGCGAGCTGCGGCGCATGGGGGCGCGCATCGTGGTCGACGGGCAGACCGCCATCGTGGCCGGACCGTCCCCCCTGTCGGGGGCGCCGGTCATGGCGAGCGACCTGCGCGCCTCGGCGTGTCTCATCCTGGCCGGCCTGGCCGCGGAGGGGGAGACCGTCATCCACCGCGCCTACCACATCGACCGCGGCTACGAGAAGGTGGAGACCAAGTTCCAGGCGCTCGGCGCCCGGATCGAGAGGATCAGCTAG
- a CDS encoding zinc ribbon domain-containing protein: MPLYEYECSACHHRFERIQRFSDPIVRKCPACGKNRVKKLLSSPAIQFKGAGFYINDYQRKGSSTSLPDHGESEKKKKDEKDSSPAAAKTDKTDKKSTKKE; encoded by the coding sequence GTGCCGCTCTATGAGTACGAGTGCAGCGCCTGCCATCACCGGTTCGAGCGGATCCAGCGCTTCAGCGATCCGATCGTCCGGAAATGCCCCGCGTGCGGCAAGAACCGGGTCAAGAAGCTCCTCTCCTCGCCGGCCATCCAGTTCAAGGGGGCGGGGTTCTATATCAACGATTATCAGCGCAAGGGATCGAGCACGTCGCTTCCCGACCACGGCGAGTCCGAGAAAAAGAAGAAGGACGAGAAGGACTCGAGTCCGGCGGCGGCGAAGACGGACAAGACCGACAAGAAATCCACGAAGAAAGAGTAG
- a CDS encoding SH3 domain-containing C40 family peptidase, protein MTRRKARPRRRRGGAAKDRRQGAAQLGAHPERRSLTPARRVDLRRRAGAPPRHPAVVLPPVVNMFARPDPSSPVVSQATLGATVTLLDEARGFGLVETPDQYRGWIRSVALREAPARAVAYPAPDRAFVVRNFMCQIYRERDVTSASPLSAAPLLSLLEVTDEAPDWMRVLLPDGRRGWAQRGDLLPAGETVADREDLASTALRFLGIPYLWGGTTPFGLDCSGLVQIVYRVHGHLLPRDADLQYAHPELAPARRDALRRGDLVFFGPEERAITHVGIALEAGGFVSATTYRSPVVRIDHLEDEYWKGLYRGARRLAGAR, encoded by the coding sequence AAGGCGAGGCCCAGGAGGCGCCGCGGCGGCGCCGCGAAGGACCGGCGCCAGGGCGCGGCGCAGCTGGGCGCCCACCCCGAACGACGCAGCCTCACCCCCGCGCGCCGGGTCGATCTCAGGCGGCGCGCCGGCGCCCCGCCCCGCCACCCCGCGGTGGTCCTCCCCCCGGTCGTCAACATGTTCGCGAGACCCGATCCCTCCTCCCCCGTCGTCAGCCAGGCGACGCTCGGCGCGACGGTCACCCTCCTCGACGAGGCGCGCGGCTTCGGGCTGGTGGAGACGCCCGACCAGTACCGTGGCTGGATCCGTTCGGTCGCATTGCGGGAGGCGCCGGCGCGAGCGGTCGCCTACCCCGCGCCCGATCGCGCCTTCGTGGTCCGGAACTTCATGTGTCAGATCTACCGCGAGCGGGACGTCACCTCCGCATCCCCCCTGAGCGCGGCGCCGCTCCTGTCGCTGCTGGAGGTGACGGACGAGGCCCCGGACTGGATGCGGGTCCTCCTGCCCGACGGCCGCAGGGGCTGGGCGCAGCGTGGCGACCTCCTGCCCGCCGGTGAGACCGTGGCCGACCGCGAGGATCTCGCCTCGACTGCGCTGAGATTTCTCGGCATCCCCTACCTGTGGGGCGGGACCACACCGTTCGGCCTCGACTGCTCCGGACTCGTCCAGATCGTCTACCGGGTGCACGGCCACCTGCTGCCGCGCGACGCCGATCTGCAGTACGCTCACCCGGAGCTCGCGCCAGCCCGCCGGGACGCCCTTCGACGCGGCGACCTCGTCTTCTTCGGCCCCGAGGAGCGCGCCATCACGCACGTCGGGATCGCCCTCGAAGCGGGCGGTTTCGTGAGCGCCACGACGTACCGATCCCCCGTCGTGCGGATCGATCACCTGGAGGACGAGTACTGGAAGGGGCTCTATCGGGGCGCGCGCCGGCTTGCGGGCGCGAGATAG